From Quercus lobata isolate SW786 chromosome 11, ValleyOak3.0 Primary Assembly, whole genome shotgun sequence:
TTCAACTATTGGGTTTGTAGTATGTTGGAGTTGGCagtgatttttccttttagtagttgattattgttgttttgaatgggttttataagtttttctaATGCTACTTTTGTATTGGGCATGTCAGAATGTACTATTTATCTTTGAATCTCCTGCTATATCTAGTGAATTTGTACCCGTGCATTCTTTTTCGATTAAAGAGTTAATGAGTTCGATTCATTTTGTTGCAGTAGCCATGAATTAATTGCCTGGAATTGTATTTTGGATTGTTCTTGCTTCAACGTGTTCTAGTACTTCTCATTGAACTAATTTTCTGCGTCCGCTTTTGGCATGGCAGGCTACAGAGTGAAACTCTTGTGTGAACCACTAGTTTGTGCCTTGATGTGTTCTATTTAGTGCGAGGCAAACAAATAATTTGCTTGCAGAAATGCATTGTTTTTTTGTACTGAATCAAGTTTGTATAATGTTTCTTGAACTTTAAATTGACGTTTGGTCCTATATCTACATTTTTTGTGCTATACTTAGTGATTTGGAAATTCTCCGCTTAATGACATTTGTTTCGGTCTTAGAAAGCAATGTCTTTATGTGTCTGTGTAGTAATCAGTTATTTAGAGTTGGCACCAATTTGCAATGGACCCTGTGGTCTTAGAAAGCAATGTCTTTATGTGTCTGTGTAGTAATCAGTTATTTAGAGTTGGCACCAATTTGTAATCTGCGCCTTCATATTTTCCTTTAGTCGCATGATTCCTATCTTCCCTCTGTTGGCACATGTTTTTTCTGCCACTGTCagtggaactttttttttggctatgcATTGTGCTTGATTATTGAGCTCTTTTCACATTTAATTTATGTGATATGAAAGCTGTTACTATTGGGTTCAATTCCAATTTTTTGTTAGTCttgcattttgtttatttgatcTTTGTTTCCATTTACTGTAAGTGTATGACTTGATCTTTACGCTGTTTGCTGCTAAATTGTTATGCTGCAGGAACAAAACTTTTAGAGCTTGCAGCGGAATGCTGTCTAGAAGCTTTGATGCATCAACCTTATTGTGGACTTGCGATATACTTGCTATACCTTTGATCCACCTATGAAAGACCCAGGTTGAAAGATGAAGGAAAGCGATTCATCGGCTAGTAAAATGATTAACAAAAACTGGGTCTTAAAGCGCAAACGGAGAAAACTCCCTTATGGACCAGGTCTATCCAATGGTAAAGAAGACAGCTCCGTGGCACCAGAATCCCCAAAGAGTACTTCTTCAGCTAAACGCAGGCTAAAGGGTGAAATTAATTCTGAGCAATTTTTATCCAAGAAGAAAGGAAATGATGGGGTAGGTTATCTTCCGTGTGAAAATCATTTTCtgttgtttatttcttttagttGCTGAATGTTTTTCAAGATGTTGCATCTTTTATTGATTAAACATGTATTCAAGAggaatttttttggttacaaaCGTTATAGGCCCCATGCTGGAAGTTCTACATTAAGTTATACGTGATGCAATTTAACATAACATTGTGTAATCATATTACCCCTTCTACTGAATTGAAGCACTTAATAAGAACTGCTGTTGCCGGAGTTACTTTATCATTGATGTTGGATTTAGCTTTTTTATgtattccttttccttttcctgctGGCATGGGTTATATCActattgtttgtttgtatttttttcaaacatCCTTGATACCTCTAGGTGAAAGAGTATTCAGAAAATCATCACTCTGGGCTCATTGAAGTGATTTCTTGAGCTCTTGCTTGTTTTTGAAGTTGCTTGATAATTAGTTTCTGTGGGCTCCCATAATATATCTGTTACTCATTTGTAGCTTTGAAATTATGCTTACCAATATGTTTAAAAAGATGCTCCAAAGCTTTAAAACTATGTAGCATCTTCCTTGTAATTCAAAAGAAGTGTTCATACTATCGAACTTTTGATTTGGTTCTTAGTTTTGCATACTAAGAATAAGGTGGGTTAAGGGTTTGACCCACTGAAATAGGAATTGATTTAGTTTAAGATTGTTTCTTCCACTTGTTTTAACAGACACAAAGACAACCATGCCAAGCTTAcctttaaataaaaagaactttAGTTTTATTCACATGCTGCGCTTTTCCTTTTATGTCAGCTGAGCAAGttctgttattattattattgttattgtatgAAACACTTGCCAACTAAAATGGTCATCCTTGTTAAagttagggtccatttggttgggagcttggaaaagtgagaggatagaaaagttgAAGTATAGAAAATGTTCTAGTTTTCTCTCGTGTGTTTAGTAGAGatgatggaaaagtggaagTATAGAAAATGTTCTAGTTTTCTCTCGTGTTTTTAGTAGAGATGGTGGAAAAGTGAAAGGATAGAAAATGtgaataaatttattgttataCGCATTTTATATAAGGGGAGGATAAAATAGATTGCGTAAAATAGTAAATTCCAAGTGAAAAAACATTTTCTCCCCActtttcctcccaaattgggaggatGGGTTTGGTGGGCCCGGTTGGAAAACTCCACACACCcccttttccatcctccctctTTCACCACACCAAACGAAGGAAAACTttcattttccatcctcccccTTTTCCACCCAACCAAATGGACCATTAGGGTTTTTTTGGGCactctttcaataaaaattacttataaaaaaggGTCTTTCTGCTTTCTGTCCCTTGCAATAGTGGCTGCAGGTCAAGCATTAACTAACTAATTCCCCCTTTTGCTCTACCCAATTTCTTTGTCTTCCAGTATTACTATGAATGCGTGATCTGTGATCTTGGTGGCAACTTGTTGTGTTGTGATAGTTGTCCCCAGACCTATCATCTCCAGTGCCTTAATCCACCTCTAAAGGTATGTTTAGTTAATGTATCTTTAGCTAGCTAACTTGAGGgctatttaatttataattttttttctagtcaTATATACCGCTCTCGACACttgttattttcttgttttgatttttgattttgtgtgtgtttttaatcAAATGAAGCGCATTCCAATGGGGAAGTGGCAATGTCCAAGCTGCTGTCTGAAAAATGACCCTTTAAAGTCCATAAGCCAACTTGATACGATTTCAAAACGAGCAAGGACGAAGATAGTCACTGGAAAATCAAAAACTGGAATTCAGTCTGACATGGCCAAAGTATCCCGTATTTTTGGAAGCTCCATTATTGCAAGGAAAAGGTCCTCCAGCAAAGGAAAATCTGTCAAACTAATTGAACAGAAACCTGTCTCCCCCCAAATAGATATATCCTGTAACACCAAGCCAAGTCATCCATCTCTTGGTTTGCTGGAGGGTAGTTCAGCATGTTTGAATGATGATAATGAGAAGAAGCCTGATACAGAGTCCCCTGTGGACAGGAAGTCAACGTCTCCTGCTAGGGAAACTTCATCTCATTCTAAAGTCACAAATACAGAGGCAACTGAGGAAGCTCCTGAGGTAAAGCCTGATTTATCTAGTAAAAATGTCTCCCCAGGAAGAACTCTGGTTCTTGCAATCAGTGCTGCCACTGAGGaacatagaaaaagaaaaccgaAATCGAATAATGAAGACAGTCAAAAGAAGCATAGGACTGATAAGGGAAAATCTATTCTTAGTTCTTCTAAGAAACGTAAATCCAAAGCAAATACTGCCAGCCCTGTAACTAGTAAATCACTGCAGAAGCGTAAGTCTATCAACCATGAGGTTTCCACAGCTTTGTCAAAGGAGGATCTTGGAACAAAGAGTTCAGATGCTCAGAGGAAAGATGAGGTATCATGTTGTTTCCTATTTGTGTGAGTATTTATGTGTACATTTGGTCTGTGTCTTTTCAGAAAAGATTAGAAACCACCGGACACTTGAAAGCATGGAGAATAAAAATGGTAGTTGCTGCAATGTTTCTgttgtttttgtctttgaatATGATtagtaaatatatttattttgatgcaGAAGCTTCCTCAGGAAGCAACAAACCTATCACATGAGTTAAACAAAAAAGGTCATGTTGATGAAACAGTAATCTGTGGAGAAAGTATTGCCACTGAGACTCTGCAGGTAAATGACTCTCTTCAGCACAAAGTTTGTTAGATTTCTTGTATTAGTGTCTTAAATATAGGCTATTTGGGTCAATTGTGAATATCATGACATATTTTTGTATTTCGTATATGTCTACATGCAGGTTGATCGGGTTCTGGGGTGTCGAGTTCAAGGCGATTACACGGGCCTTTCACGTCACTTATCTGTGAATGTAGCTGATGACCTACGTTCTGAGGACTTACTAATTTCAGAAAATCAAAACAGACTCTCAGAAGAAAATTCTGCTTGCGATACTGATTTAGATGTAGGAGCTGCTGAAAATCATACTGAGGGTTGTCAGAATATTGATAAGAGTTTTGACAGGGAAGAAAGCATGAAGAATGAAATGAAAGTGGATAAAATACATGTATACAGAAGATCTGCAACCAAAGAATGTAAAAAAGGAAATGCCATGGATCTTTTAAGAAAAGATATCAAGGATTCAGATTCTTGTGCTATGAATGGTAAAGATCAAGATGAATCTGCTGTAACTACAGAGGATTTTGAAAAGGCAAATGAAAGAATGGTTACGGAGGAGAATACTGATGTCAGTTTGAGAAATCAAGATATTGATGAAGTTCCAAAAATTTATGAAACACACGTCTCTAATGAAACCAAAGACGATAAAGAAGTGGATTTAGAAATGGGAATGAGAAGCTCTGCAGAAAACAAAATTCAGGAAGCCACCCTGGCTGAATCTGCTTGTGTTGATGGAGAGAAGGTATCTTATGAGTTTTTAGTTAAGTGGGCTGGGAAGTCTCATATTCATAATAGTTGGATTTCTGAATCCGAGCTCAAAGTTCTGGCAAAGAGGAAACTTGACAATTACAAAGCAAAGTATGGGACAGCTGTAATAGATATCTGTGAGGAACGCTGGAAGCAACCTCAACGGGTGATTGCTCTCCATAATTCCAAACTTGGTACTGGTGAAGCTTTTGTAAAATGGACTGGTCTCCCTTATGATGAATGCACTTGGGAAAGATTAGATGAACCTGTTCTTCAAAAATCTTTGCACCTGATTGATCtgtttaatcaatttgaatgccATACATTGGAAAAAGATTCTCCGAAGGATGCTTCACTAAGGGGGAAGGGTGATTGTCAGCAAAATGAAGTAGTTACTCTCACAGAGCAACCGAAGGAGCTAAGAGGTTCATTATTTCCCCATCAGCTAGAAGCACTCAATTGGTTGCGAAAATGCTGGTATAAATCCAAAAATGTGATACTTGCTGATGAAATGGGGCTTGGGAAAACAATTTCTGCTTGTGCTTTTATTTCATCTCTGTATGTTGAGTTTAAAGCTACTCTGCCTTGTTTAGTATTGGTTCCACTTTCCACAATGCCTAACTGGCTTGCTGAGTTTTCATTATGGGCTCCCAACTTGAATGTTGTGGAGTATCATGGGTGTGCAAAAGCAAGAGCCATTATTCGCCAATATGAGTGGCATGCTAGTGATCCTAGTGAGTTGAATAAGAAAACAGCTGCCTATAAGTTTAATGTTCTTTTAACTACATATGAAATGATTCTTGCTGATTCCTCTCATCTGCGTGGAGTTCCTTGGGAAGTTCTTGTGGTTGATGAGGGCCACCGTCTGAAGAATTCTGGAAGTAAGCTTTTCAGCTTGCTGAATTCATTCTCCTTCCGACATCGTGTACTGTTGACTGGTACACCTCTTCAAAACAATATTGGTGAGATGTATAACTTGCTTAACTTCTTGCAGCCAACTTCATTTCCTTCTCTATCGTCATTTGAAGAGAAGTTTAATGATCTTACAACTGCCGAAAAAGTCGATGAATTGAAGAAACTTGTTGCTCCGCATATGCTTCGAAGGCTTAAAAAAGATGCAATGCAAAATATCCCCCCTAAGACTGAACGAATGGTTCCTGTCGAGTTGTCATCCATCCAAGCAGAATACTATCGTGCAATGCTGACAAAGAACTATCAGATATTGCGGAATATTGGGAAAGGGGTTGCCCAGCAATCAATGCTAAATATTGTGATGCAGTTAAGAAAAGTTTGCAATCATCCGTATCTCATACCCGGTACCGAACCTGATTCTGGGTCAGTAGAATTCCTTCATGAAATGCGGATAAAAGCCTCAGCCAAGTTGACCTTGTTGCACTCGATGCTTAAGATTTTATATAAGGAAGGTCATCGAGTCCTTATTTTTTCACAGATGACTAAGCTTCTTGATATTCTTGAAGATTATTTGACAATAGAATTTGGGCCTAAAACATATGAGAGAGTGGACGGCTCTGTTGCAGTGGCTGATCGTCAAACAGCAATTGCACGCTTTAACCAAGATAAAAGTCGGTTTGTCTTCTTGTTATCCACGCGCTCATGTGGCCTTGGGATCAATTTGGCAACTGCTGACACTGTCATTATCTATGATTCTGATTTCAATCCACATGCTGATATCCAAGCTATGAATCGTGCACATCGAATTGGACAATCAAATAGACTTTTGGTATACCGACTTGTAGTTCGTGCTAGTGTTGAAGAGCGTATTTTGCAGCTTGCAAAGAAGAAACTGATGCTTGATCAGCTTTTCGTGAATAAGTCTGGATCACAGAAAGAAGTGGAAGATATTCTGAAATGGGGAACAGAAGAACTTTTTAATGATTTTCCTACCACAAATGGGAAAGATACTGGAGAAAATAATGGGAACAAAGATGAGGCAGTAGTAGATACAGACATTAAGCATAGGAAGAGGACTGGTGGTCTGGGAGATGTCTACAAGGACAAATGTACAGAGAGCAGCAGCAGGATATTGTGGGATGAAAATGCAATTTCAAAGTTGCTTGACCGTTCAAACCTTCAGTCTGGATCAACTGATATTGCTGAAGGGGATTCAGAGAATGATATGCTTGGTTCAGTGAAGGTGATCAATTAATCTTATGTCTAAGTGATtgcacttttttaattttaaaatctttcATCAGTGTTTACTTGGAATCACaatttagtgtgcgtttggatgtggattaaaatgataaattatttcattattcagCTTAtctttgctactatttatgagccctactgcactttttgacactattcatgggtcctactgcactttttgacactattcatgggttccactgtactatttcaactaatttttgcttttatctacagtattttcaacaataagttttcattttcagcaaaataagcggtatccaaacaaacttttattataatttcatGTGTTCCATTGACATAAAACGTATGTGAATTTGGCAATGCGacacatttctttttttagaacaTTGTTGACGTGTATTTATTGCCTGCTTCTCTCTCCTCTTAAGTAGCTACAAATGGGACtcatgtttcttttttaaatgctcCAAAGACGAATTTATTTAAATCTCTTCACTCTGATGATTGTTTTTTCTTGTTGATTTCTGGTAGATTAACCTTCTTGTTTCATATtgtttactttatttatttatttatttatttttttcggGAAGTTGTTTCTAATGACTATATAGAGAAGCTATGTAGAATCTAATCTCCTTTTTATTGCTTCTTTTCAATTGATCTTTTAACCAGGCGGTCGAATGGAATGATGAACCAACAGAAGAACAAGGAGGAGCTGAATCTCCTCCTGTTGTTACTGATGATATTTGCACACAAAATTCTGAGAGGAAAGAGGATAATGCAGTAACTGGTACAGAAGAAAATGAATGGGATAGACTTTTGCGTCTGAGGTTAGGAGTTTTTCCTGTCATCAGTTAGTTCCAAAGTTTTTATGTGTTACTCTAGTACTGCTAGTCTGTGACACTTGAACTTTGTAATAGTTTGTCCAATCTGCTTTCAATTTATACTAATTTCATTGTATCCAAGAGAAGAGTTGGTTTGGCAGGAAAAGTAATGCAGGGCAGATAAAAAAGGAATAGGAAGGGGAAATAGATTAGGAATTTAGGAAAAACAATTGAATGGAAAGTAAAGGATAGGCCCTAAGAATCAGCACTTACACTATGGTTGGGTTGAAATGGGAGAAGATGGAAAATGGGGGAAGAAAAAGGGCAaggaaaatgtaatttttcattGTTAGGTTGGAGTGAAAAGGTAGAGGAAAGAAAATGGGTGGATGGGGTTTCCACCCGAgcccaccatttattttcctttcatatTTGGGAAAAAATGGGAGAGAAAATGGTAATGAGAAGGAAAGTACAAAATTGTACTACTTTTTCATCATTCTACTTTTAACAATGACATAATAGGAATTTACTCTTTTATCTTTCCACTTTTTTAACTTCTCTACCAAAGACACATGGTAAAAAACGCAAATATTTCTATCCTCCAACCAAATAGAGCCTTAGAGTTTCCTTGGGATCAACACCAAGCAGAAAAACTTATGAATTAGTACCTAAGTTGCTAAGAATTAGCACTCAACAATTggaaaaattctaattaaaatatattttttttgataggtaataatacttttattgaaaaaaactGAACATCATGTTCACGATGGTGAACACTCTATTCTGAACAAGGAACAATTACAACCAAATCAAGAACTAAAAGAAAGGGAAAgtaaaaattcagaaaattgaaatacaatTCCTACACCCCCATATACAAGTCCACTGAAACAAAGTACCAAAGAGAAGAGATTTTAAGCGGTCTAAtggtctctctttttcttcaaaaatgcGAGTATTACATTCCTGCCAAACTAACCACATTAAACATGCCGGGACCATATTCCATATGGTTGAAAGGTGCTTTCCAAACCAATTTGTCCAGGCAAAGAAAAGAGAGCTAACTGACTTCAGCATTACCCACTGAATCCCAAACACTTCAAAAGCTTCACACCATAAGGCGCGAGAAAACTTATAATGAAGTAGAAGATGATCCATTGATTCCCCATTGCAGCAACATAATCTGTCTTCTATGTTTAGCCCTTTTAAATAGGCTTTCTAGGAGTTCATAAATGTGGAAAATAATTCAAAAGCAAAATATAATCCCACATAATCCTCAATTAGGATAAACTTACAtcaatgaaatttcaaatttcaatattcaaattagaactaatttCAGTGGATCTTGATGTCTGCACCACCACTCCTTTCTATACCATTATTTTGTTCTATGACAGCAATGGCAGGATTAGTTTTAGTTAGTTTTCCTGCTTTCATAAATATATAGCTATGAAATAGTAATTAGTTAGGTTTGGAGTGGGACAGAAGAAGCCGGGATGGGAAAAAAGAAGCCTCTTAAACCCGTATCCATTAGAAATATATAGCCCaaaatgatttcaaatgatTTAGATTTACATAGCTGATCTTATAATagtcttttaaaattttctccttAAACTTAATAGTTATTTTACAATCACTCAATAATCTTGATGCATCTCTTGATTTCATCTATTTTACTCTTATCCTATGATTTACACCCTCTTCAATACCTCCATCTTTATGAATCATTGACCCAAGA
This genomic window contains:
- the LOC115968215 gene encoding protein CHROMATIN REMODELING 4 isoform X2, which codes for MKESDSSASKMINKNWVLKRKRRKLPYGPGLSNGKEDSSVAPESPKSTSSAKRRLKGEINSEQFLSKKKGNDGYYYECVICDLGGNLLCCDSCPQTYHLQCLNPPLKRIPMGKWQCPSCCLKNDPLKSISQLDTISKRARTKIVTGKSKTGIQSDMAKVSRIFGSSIIARKRSSSKGKSVKLIEQKPVSPQIDISCNTKPSHPSLGLLEGSSACLNDDNEKKPDTESPVDRKSTSPARETSSHSKVTNTEATEEAPEVKPDLSSKNVSPGRTLVLAISAATEEHRKRKPKSNNEDSQKKHRTDKGKSILSSSKKRKSKANTASPVTSKSLQKRKSINHEVSTALSKEDLGTKSSDAQRKDELPQEATNLSHELNKKGHVDETVICGESIATETLQVDRVLGCRVQGDYTGLSRHLSVNVADDLRSEDLLISENQNRLSEENSACDTDLDVGAAENHTEGCQNIDKSFDREESMKNEMKVDKIHVYRRSATKECKKGNAMDLLRKDIKDSDSCAMNGKDQDESAVTTEDFEKANERMVTEENTDVSLRNQDIDEVPKIYETHVSNETKDDKEVDLEMGMRSSAENKIQEATLAESACVDGEKVSYEFLVKWAGKSHIHNSWISESELKVLAKRKLDNYKAKYGTAVIDICEERWKQPQRVIALHNSKLGTGEAFVKWTGLPYDECTWERLDEPVLQKSLHLIDLFNQFECHTLEKDSPKDASLRGKGDCQQNEVVTLTEQPKELRGSLFPHQLEALNWLRKCWYKSKNVILADEMGLGKTISACAFISSLYVEFKATLPCLVLVPLSTMPNWLAEFSLWAPNLNVVEYHGCAKARAIIRQYEWHASDPSELNKKTAAYKFNVLLTTYEMILADSSHLRGVPWEVLVVDEGHRLKNSGSKLFSLLNSFSFRHRVLLTGTPLQNNIGEMYNLLNFLQPTSFPSLSSFEEKFNDLTTAEKVDELKKLVAPHMLRRLKKDAMQNIPPKTERMVPVELSSIQAEYYRAMLTKNYQILRNIGKGVAQQSMLNIVMQLRKVCNHPYLIPGTEPDSGSVEFLHEMRIKASAKLTLLHSMLKILYKEGHRVLIFSQMTKLLDILEDYLTIEFGPKTYERVDGSVAVADRQTAIARFNQDKSRFVFLLSTRSCGLGINLATADTVIIYDSDFNPHADIQAMNRAHRIGQSNRLLVYRLVVRASVEERILQLAKKKLMLDQLFVNKSGSQKEVEDILKWGTEELFNDFPTTNGKDTGENNGNKDEAVVDTDIKHRKRTGGLGDVYKDKCTESSSRILWDENAISKLLDRSNLQSGSTDIAEGDSENDMLGSVKAVEWNDEPTEEQGGAESPPVVTDDICTQNSERKEDNAVTGTEENEWDRLLRLRWEKYQMEEEAALGRGKRQRKAVSYREAYAPHPSETLSESAGEEERDREPEPEREYTPAGRALKAKFAKLRARQKERLAQRNAVEESRPTEGLAGPDSVTQCPSSNPKEGDATELDQPIKEKISVIDLEDDKVFQLADVPKSKTDSPLRLSRMQKYKMSSHLDFPVNPLGHPSPEIFLPSHQFQSMSYTNSVPTSNLLPVLGLCAPNANQTEPSYRTFSRSNGRQSKPGTGPEFPFSLAPCSGTSIETDVKCQDSTLDRAKKPDASAEFLQQRLKNGIPDNCLPFAPGPPAVKGKSSERLESSGSTFSDFQEKMALPSLPFDEKMLPRFPLSAKTMPTQFDYLPSLSLGSRLEAGNGSMQDLPTIPLLPNLKFAAQDAARYNQQERELPPTLGLGHMPNTFSSFPENHRKVLENIMMRTGSGSSSMSKYYSRGGIRWSEDELDYLWIGVRRHGRGNWEAMLRDRRLKFSGDKTPGDLSVRWEEEQLKLFDGAAFPVPKMKPTKSSKSSLFPGISDGMMARALQGSRLVTPPKFQAHLTDMKLGFGDLASSLPNVETSDRLGLQNDQFVPISTWNQEKYRANLPGESSAGPSDRPGTSSNVPPIDKPNLLNSSGTNNLGSNCSSGFDLQRKEDEQSARKYGKLPSLLDRSLNILRDSHHNSGGGESSNSGLLPDPKKGLNLSHLKGEEAAGSSSSKDKLPHWLREAVSAPAKPPDPNLPPTVSAIAHSVRLLYGEDKPTIPPFVIPGPPPSLPKDPRRSLKKKKKRRSHLFRQVPPDDVGSSQDFQRNIHSDNAASSSIPLAPAFSMLPQIESNLNLPPLNLNMTNPSSSLSHLHPQKKKSMGLSPSPEVLQLVASCVAPGPHLSSVSGMTSSSFLESKLPVPASVDLVGFPDPQDAILEKKAKQNSPLSVWGTIPGEKVEHPESGDSSKTHSDPPRTERPDVEEISSEGTVSDHPVSDHES
- the LOC115968215 gene encoding protein CHROMATIN REMODELING 4 isoform X1, yielding MKESDSSASKMINKNWVLKRKRRKLPYGPGLSNGKEDSSVAPESPKSTSSAKRRLKGEINSEQFLSKKKGNDGYYYECVICDLGGNLLCCDSCPQTYHLQCLNPPLKRIPMGKWQCPSCCLKNDPLKSISQLDTISKRARTKIVTGKSKTGIQSDMAKVSRIFGSSIIARKRSSSKGKSVKLIEQKPVSPQIDISCNTKPSHPSLGLLEGSSACLNDDNEKKPDTESPVDRKSTSPARETSSHSKVTNTEATEEAPEVKPDLSSKNVSPGRTLVLAISAATEEHRKRKPKSNNEDSQKKHRTDKGKSILSSSKKRKSKANTASPVTSKSLQKRKSINHEVSTALSKEDLGTKSSDAQRKDEKLPQEATNLSHELNKKGHVDETVICGESIATETLQVDRVLGCRVQGDYTGLSRHLSVNVADDLRSEDLLISENQNRLSEENSACDTDLDVGAAENHTEGCQNIDKSFDREESMKNEMKVDKIHVYRRSATKECKKGNAMDLLRKDIKDSDSCAMNGKDQDESAVTTEDFEKANERMVTEENTDVSLRNQDIDEVPKIYETHVSNETKDDKEVDLEMGMRSSAENKIQEATLAESACVDGEKVSYEFLVKWAGKSHIHNSWISESELKVLAKRKLDNYKAKYGTAVIDICEERWKQPQRVIALHNSKLGTGEAFVKWTGLPYDECTWERLDEPVLQKSLHLIDLFNQFECHTLEKDSPKDASLRGKGDCQQNEVVTLTEQPKELRGSLFPHQLEALNWLRKCWYKSKNVILADEMGLGKTISACAFISSLYVEFKATLPCLVLVPLSTMPNWLAEFSLWAPNLNVVEYHGCAKARAIIRQYEWHASDPSELNKKTAAYKFNVLLTTYEMILADSSHLRGVPWEVLVVDEGHRLKNSGSKLFSLLNSFSFRHRVLLTGTPLQNNIGEMYNLLNFLQPTSFPSLSSFEEKFNDLTTAEKVDELKKLVAPHMLRRLKKDAMQNIPPKTERMVPVELSSIQAEYYRAMLTKNYQILRNIGKGVAQQSMLNIVMQLRKVCNHPYLIPGTEPDSGSVEFLHEMRIKASAKLTLLHSMLKILYKEGHRVLIFSQMTKLLDILEDYLTIEFGPKTYERVDGSVAVADRQTAIARFNQDKSRFVFLLSTRSCGLGINLATADTVIIYDSDFNPHADIQAMNRAHRIGQSNRLLVYRLVVRASVEERILQLAKKKLMLDQLFVNKSGSQKEVEDILKWGTEELFNDFPTTNGKDTGENNGNKDEAVVDTDIKHRKRTGGLGDVYKDKCTESSSRILWDENAISKLLDRSNLQSGSTDIAEGDSENDMLGSVKAVEWNDEPTEEQGGAESPPVVTDDICTQNSERKEDNAVTGTEENEWDRLLRLRWEKYQMEEEAALGRGKRQRKAVSYREAYAPHPSETLSESAGEEERDREPEPEREYTPAGRALKAKFAKLRARQKERLAQRNAVEESRPTEGLAGPDSVTQCPSSNPKEGDATELDQPIKEKISVIDLEDDKVFQLADVPKSKTDSPLRLSRMQKYKMSSHLDFPVNPLGHPSPEIFLPSHQFQSMSYTNSVPTSNLLPVLGLCAPNANQTEPSYRTFSRSNGRQSKPGTGPEFPFSLAPCSGTSIETDVKCQDSTLDRAKKPDASAEFLQQRLKNGIPDNCLPFAPGPPAVKGKSSERLESSGSTFSDFQEKMALPSLPFDEKMLPRFPLSAKTMPTQFDYLPSLSLGSRLEAGNGSMQDLPTIPLLPNLKFAAQDAARYNQQERELPPTLGLGHMPNTFSSFPENHRKVLENIMMRTGSGSSSMSKYYSRGGIRWSEDELDYLWIGVRRHGRGNWEAMLRDRRLKFSGDKTPGDLSVRWEEEQLKLFDGAAFPVPKMKPTKSSKSSLFPGISDGMMARALQGSRLVTPPKFQAHLTDMKLGFGDLASSLPNVETSDRLGLQNDQFVPISTWNQEKYRANLPGESSAGPSDRPGTSSNVPPIDKPNLLNSSGTNNLGSNCSSGFDLQRKEDEQSARKYGKLPSLLDRSLNILRDSHHNSGGGESSNSGLLPDPKKGLNLSHLKGEEAAGSSSSKDKLPHWLREAVSAPAKPPDPNLPPTVSAIAHSVRLLYGEDKPTIPPFVIPGPPPSLPKDPRRSLKKKKKRRSHLFRQVPPDDVGSSQDFQRNIHSDNAASSSIPLAPAFSMLPQIESNLNLPPLNLNMTNPSSSLSHLHPQKKKSMGLSPSPEVLQLVASCVAPGPHLSSVSGMTSSSFLESKLPVPASVDLVGFPDPQDAILEKKAKQNSPLSVWGTIPGEKVEHPESGDSSKTHSDPPRTERPDVEEISSEGTVSDHPVSDHES